From a single bacterium genomic region:
- a CDS encoding lipoate--protein ligase family protein, giving the protein MKLFEFDTLPGVYSMTTFHTLAREGIEAFSLVSPETPIISVGYFQDASLEIDLDYCVQKNLPVFRREIGGGGVYLDRNQIFYHVILRRDNPLASRRISDLYEMLSIPPIETYRELGIETKFRPVNDIVTSDSERKISGEGAGDIGPCVVFVGSIMLDFDYDTMARVIRVPDEKFRDKIHKSIKDNVTTVFKETGKRPSRQEIREILKRKFSAILGKFEEAELTNELIEQRKDITSKMMDPQFVFKRTMKKPGELRIRSGVEYILGIHKAPGGLIRTASEIKNSRLVDVSISGDFTLLPIQGLPKIENSLSGVERTKGEVANRIERVISDEELQVPGVSIEDFLLALKIEE; this is encoded by the coding sequence ATGAAATTGTTCGAGTTCGACACACTACCTGGTGTATATTCAATGACTACATTCCATACCCTGGCACGAGAGGGAATCGAAGCTTTCAGCTTAGTTTCCCCTGAAACACCAATAATCAGCGTCGGCTATTTCCAGGACGCCAGCCTGGAGATTGATTTGGACTACTGCGTGCAAAAAAATCTTCCTGTTTTCAGGCGCGAAATTGGAGGGGGAGGCGTATACCTTGATCGCAATCAGATATTCTATCACGTCATTCTTCGCCGCGACAACCCGTTGGCATCCCGAAGGATATCTGATCTATATGAGATGCTATCGATTCCACCGATAGAAACCTACAGGGAACTTGGAATAGAAACAAAATTCCGGCCAGTTAATGATATTGTTACTTCCGACAGCGAGAGAAAGATATCGGGAGAAGGCGCAGGGGATATAGGTCCTTGCGTTGTTTTCGTCGGTTCTATAATGTTAGATTTTGATTATGATACAATGGCCCGAGTAATCAGAGTTCCTGATGAAAAATTCCGCGACAAAATTCACAAATCCATCAAGGATAATGTAACCACCGTTTTTAAAGAGACAGGCAAGCGACCTTCGAGACAAGAAATCCGCGAAATCCTCAAGAGAAAATTCTCAGCAATTCTTGGAAAATTCGAAGAAGCTGAGTTAACCAACGAGTTGATTGAACAACGCAAAGATATAACTTCGAAGATGATGGATCCGCAATTCGTTTTCAAACGCACAATGAAGAAACCTGGAGAACTTCGAATTCGCTCGGGCGTCGAGTACATCTTGGGAATCCACAAGGCCCCTGGCGGACTAATAAGAACGGCATCTGAAATCAAAAACAGCAGACTTGTTGATGTGTCCATATCCGGAGATTTCACGCTTCTACCCATTCAAGGCCTGCCTAAAATTGAGAACAGCCTTTCAGGCGTCGAACGCACTAAAGGTGAAGTCGCAAACAGGATAGAACGCGTAATCTCTGATGAAGAATTACAGGTCCCCGGAGTCTCAATCGAAGATTTTCTGCTGGCTCTGAAGATTGAAGAATAG
- a CDS encoding DUF3467 domain-containing protein encodes MNNQESQIRLDVEIKPEQAEGVYSNLVLVAHSSSEFILDFARMLPGLPKARVFSRIVMSPQHVELLRRTLEENIKKYEARYGKIEVKDQPGSSKEMGFTAPQQK; translated from the coding sequence ATGAATAATCAGGAATCTCAAATTCGTTTAGATGTGGAAATCAAACCTGAGCAAGCTGAAGGTGTCTATTCGAACCTCGTGCTTGTAGCCCACTCCTCTTCGGAGTTTATCTTGGATTTCGCCCGTATGCTTCCTGGATTGCCTAAAGCAAGGGTATTTTCAAGAATTGTGATGTCTCCACAACATGTAGAACTCCTCCGCCGGACTTTAGAGGAAAACATAAAAAAATACGAGGCAAGATACGGTAAGATTGAAGTCAAGGATCAACCCGGAAGCTCTAAAGAAATGGGCTTCACTGCACCGCAACAGAAGTAA
- a CDS encoding CCA tRNA nucleotidyltransferase — translation MGKLAEQENVKLYLVGGAIRDRLNKDNTLDIDLACEGSVKHFGKRLAKELDAKFIYYPSFQTGTIESLQGARIDLAATRKETYPRKGELPKVEHASIHEDIYRRDFTINAIAESLNPGEYGKILDPLNGISDIKKRLIRVLHDESFEDDPTRIFRAVRYSARLRFRIEPETFNLLKRSVPRLIKLSGERILYELKCIAREDSKVRVNTIKRLEALGALNFLGKPLRPLSPTELNRISSDDSCAFLCFLLSHFENASLSKLPLSKRCLNTIETISKIYILQTELKKPRKPSQITSVLKKYDERGLEIITVTSKFKVFQKIISYLENYSKIKIKTTGEDLKRLGIKPGPKYGEILDLILKARLDGLIEGKKEEIRYAKKFLEGC, via the coding sequence TTGGGAAAGCTGGCCGAACAAGAAAATGTAAAGTTATACCTGGTCGGCGGTGCAATCAGGGATAGATTGAATAAGGATAATACCTTAGACATAGATCTTGCGTGTGAAGGCAGTGTAAAGCATTTTGGGAAACGTCTTGCCAAAGAACTTGATGCAAAATTCATATACTACCCATCATTTCAGACGGGAACGATTGAATCCCTACAAGGCGCTAGAATAGACTTAGCTGCAACAAGGAAGGAAACTTATCCCCGAAAAGGCGAACTACCTAAAGTCGAACATGCATCGATACATGAGGATATTTATCGTAGAGATTTCACAATAAACGCAATCGCCGAATCCCTAAACCCTGGTGAATACGGTAAGATTCTTGATCCCCTAAATGGAATTTCAGACATCAAAAAAAGATTAATCCGAGTGTTACACGACGAAAGCTTTGAGGATGACCCGACCCGCATCTTCAGAGCCGTGCGTTATTCGGCAAGACTAAGATTCCGTATTGAACCCGAAACTTTTAATTTGTTAAAACGGTCGGTACCAAGACTGATTAAGCTTTCTGGAGAACGGATTCTTTATGAGCTCAAATGTATTGCAAGAGAGGATAGCAAGGTACGCGTAAATACTATCAAACGATTAGAAGCGCTAGGCGCATTGAATTTTCTTGGCAAGCCTCTCAGGCCTCTCTCCCCTACTGAGTTGAACCGGATTTCTTCTGATGATTCATGCGCTTTTTTATGTTTTTTGCTTTCACATTTCGAAAATGCTTCTCTGTCAAAACTGCCCTTGAGCAAAAGATGCCTGAATACAATTGAAACCATATCCAAGATATATATATTGCAAACAGAACTAAAAAAACCTCGCAAACCTTCTCAGATTACTTCCGTCCTTAAGAAATATGATGAAAGAGGATTAGAGATAATTACCGTAACGAGCAAATTCAAAGTTTTCCAGAAAATAATAAGCTATCTTGAGAATTACAGCAAAATCAAAATAAAGACTACAGGAGAAGATCTCAAACGTCTTGGGATTAAACCTGGGCCAAAATATGGTGAAATACTCGATTTAATTCTCAAAGCAAGACTTGACGGTTTAATAGAAGGGAAAAAAGAAGAAATAAGATATGCAAAGAAATTTCTCGAAGGATGCTGA
- a CDS encoding site-2 protease family protein: protein MFSRFVDPSYWKAILLALPGMLIGLVFHEFSHAWMANKMGDPTPREFGRLTLNPLRHLDIIGTLALVFLRFGWAKPVPINPNNFRNPRRDIILVSLAGPGSNLILAVFFALLFRLLSYLIPIDTPLVALFKGIVGMTVLYNFLLAFFNIIPIPPLDGSQILFSLLPSRLSNALPWLQRYGFIILLLLLAFGVLWPVIGFPSVLFTTLIAGPEALLGGI, encoded by the coding sequence ATGTTCTCAAGATTCGTTGATCCTTCATACTGGAAAGCTATATTGCTGGCCCTACCTGGAATGCTTATCGGACTGGTTTTTCATGAATTTTCCCATGCATGGATGGCTAACAAAATGGGGGACCCCACACCAAGAGAATTCGGCAGATTAACCCTTAACCCGCTCCGCCATTTAGATATTATTGGAACCCTCGCCCTCGTTTTCCTGCGTTTCGGTTGGGCAAAGCCGGTGCCAATAAATCCGAATAATTTTAGAAATCCCCGTAGAGATATAATACTTGTCTCGCTTGCAGGACCAGGTTCAAATTTGATACTTGCTGTCTTCTTTGCTCTGCTATTTCGCTTGCTTAGTTACCTGATACCGATAGACACGCCTTTAGTAGCCTTATTCAAAGGCATTGTGGGAATGACTGTACTTTACAATTTTCTTTTGGCTTTCTTTAATATCATCCCAATACCACCATTAGACGGTTCCCAGATTCTTTTCAGTTTACTGCCGTCGAGATTATCTAATGCCCTTCCGTGGCTGCAGCGCTACGGCTTTATAATCCTCTTACTCCTCCTTGCATTCGGCGTGCTATGGCCGGTAATAGGATTCCCCAGCGTGTTATTCACTACCCTTATTGCTGGTCCTGAAGCATTATTAGGGGGAATCTGA
- a CDS encoding DNA translocase FtsK — MARVKTEKKSPNPSKTNGEKTKNQKNKRDNTDPIIGLLLILIAGFVTISLISFVPKGTVDNPLNWGGVLGFLLAKALYSGIGVVSFVIPLLILLWGINRLLRRPAKKLLLSSLVLLGFSFFVETTLGYFHNIPFFPVRTPSGKILESMTLAGKLGSAVFDYLANLVGRLGLGFILGFLLLISVVLIFDINLHKLIVNAIEKAKRISEENRQKRAIMEATRTKSEFEEEAELTQQKGENGEKETTEKNDENKIIIPTERIVRQIPAEIPVEELHLAELLDPVNEDWDTLPDHEAKEGAKLLVKRLEEFGVTGSVGDIIPGPVITRYEFHPAPGIKISKIMGLADDLSLSLKAERIRILPIPGKSAVGIEIPNRNRKKVGLRLVVGSKDFLDSQSPLTIALGTTITGVPEVADLADIPHLLIAGTTGSGKSVCIHSLLTSMLIKSSPADVRFMAIDPKRLELPAYNPIPHFIQPAIVDPRQAANSLEFVVKIMEERYKEFSRVGVRDIAGYNAQTKNKRPYIVVVVDELADLMLTAPAEIEQRIIRLAQMARAVGIHLVLATQRPSVDVITGLIKANFPGRIAFQVASKTDSRTILDMNGAEALLGRGDMLFLPPGKGEPVRLHGSFVSTGEAERIVDKLAESRLKSLLSTQLDEERASELAEAILSADLLDPLLDPYEPLFQTKRQRLAEIISPEILAAVEGHYYPPMEELAPIREQMQHTGSIDEVDEFFAEAARLVIRNKEASVSMLQRRLNVGWARAGRIIDQLEQATIVGPYEGSKSRKVLVQDESELEKILKGFGNL, encoded by the coding sequence ATGGCACGAGTAAAAACAGAAAAGAAATCTCCAAATCCATCAAAGACAAATGGCGAAAAAACAAAAAATCAAAAAAACAAGAGAGATAATACTGATCCTATCATAGGTCTCCTTTTGATTCTTATTGCCGGCTTTGTAACAATAAGCCTTATCAGCTTTGTTCCGAAAGGAACCGTTGATAATCCATTAAACTGGGGTGGCGTTCTTGGCTTCCTTCTCGCAAAAGCTCTTTACTCAGGGATAGGAGTCGTTTCCTTTGTTATTCCCTTGCTGATTTTATTATGGGGAATAAATCGATTGCTGCGCAGACCTGCAAAAAAACTTTTACTGTCATCGTTAGTGCTTCTGGGTTTTTCTTTTTTTGTTGAAACAACACTGGGTTATTTTCATAACATACCGTTTTTTCCGGTAAGGACGCCCTCGGGCAAAATACTAGAATCTATGACGCTTGCCGGTAAACTAGGTTCTGCAGTATTTGATTACTTGGCAAACCTTGTAGGAAGACTGGGTCTTGGCTTCATTCTGGGATTTCTGCTGCTTATTTCAGTTGTTCTGATATTTGACATCAATCTTCACAAACTCATTGTTAATGCAATTGAAAAGGCTAAGCGCATTTCTGAAGAAAATCGTCAGAAAAGAGCTATCATGGAAGCTACGCGGACGAAATCCGAATTCGAAGAAGAAGCGGAATTAACGCAACAGAAAGGTGAAAACGGAGAAAAAGAAACTACCGAAAAGAATGATGAAAACAAGATAATAATCCCTACAGAGAGGATTGTGAGGCAGATTCCTGCGGAAATACCTGTAGAAGAACTTCATCTTGCAGAACTCCTGGACCCTGTAAACGAAGACTGGGATACCCTTCCGGATCATGAGGCTAAAGAAGGGGCAAAACTTCTTGTCAAAAGACTGGAGGAATTCGGGGTTACAGGCTCGGTAGGAGATATCATACCTGGACCTGTAATTACTCGATATGAGTTTCACCCTGCCCCGGGAATCAAGATATCTAAAATAATGGGACTCGCAGACGATCTTTCTCTATCCTTGAAGGCAGAAAGAATAAGGATATTGCCGATTCCAGGGAAATCTGCCGTCGGGATAGAAATTCCCAACAGGAATCGAAAAAAAGTCGGGCTTCGCCTCGTTGTCGGCTCAAAGGATTTTCTTGATTCGCAGAGCCCTTTAACGATAGCGTTAGGAACAACAATAACCGGCGTACCGGAAGTTGCCGACCTTGCCGATATCCCTCATCTATTAATTGCTGGCACTACAGGTTCGGGTAAATCAGTTTGTATTCACAGCCTGCTTACAAGCATGTTAATAAAATCAAGTCCAGCAGATGTACGTTTCATGGCTATAGACCCAAAAAGGCTTGAACTGCCTGCCTATAATCCAATTCCTCACTTCATTCAGCCCGCTATTGTCGACCCCAGACAGGCAGCTAATAGTCTGGAGTTCGTAGTAAAGATCATGGAGGAAAGATACAAGGAGTTTTCTCGAGTAGGCGTCAGGGATATTGCAGGCTATAATGCTCAAACTAAGAACAAACGGCCTTATATAGTAGTCGTCGTGGACGAACTGGCCGATTTAATGCTTACTGCCCCTGCTGAAATAGAGCAACGTATTATTAGACTTGCACAAATGGCAAGAGCGGTCGGAATTCACCTGGTCTTAGCCACGCAAAGACCATCTGTAGATGTAATAACAGGACTGATAAAGGCAAACTTCCCTGGCCGAATTGCATTCCAGGTTGCCTCAAAAACAGACTCAAGAACGATTCTTGATATGAACGGAGCTGAAGCTCTTCTTGGCCGCGGAGACATGCTCTTTCTGCCCCCGGGTAAAGGCGAACCTGTAAGACTCCATGGGTCGTTCGTTTCAACAGGTGAAGCTGAAAGAATTGTTGATAAGCTCGCTGAATCGAGATTGAAATCCCTGCTTTCGACACAATTGGACGAAGAAAGGGCTTCAGAATTAGCCGAGGCCATCCTTTCCGCGGATCTCCTTGATCCCCTGCTCGATCCTTACGAACCTCTTTTCCAAACCAAACGGCAGCGCCTCGCAGAAATCATCTCTCCTGAGATACTCGCAGCCGTTGAGGGTCATTATTATCCTCCAATGGAAGAACTTGCTCCAATAAGAGAGCAGATGCAGCACACTGGTTCTATAGATGAAGTAGATGAATTCTTTGCGGAAGCGGCAAGACTCGTGATCAGGAATAAAGAAGCCTCGGTTTCGATGCTGCAAAGACGTTTGAATGTGGGATGGGCAAGAGCTGGAAGAATAATCGATCAGCTTGAGCAAGCGACCATTGTCGGTCCTTATGAAGGCAGCAAATCCAGAAAGGTTCTGGTTCAGGATGAATCGGAACTTGAGAAAATCCTTAAGGGATTCGGGAATCTGTAG
- a CDS encoding TldD/PmbA family protein encodes MITFLKEILAHVPSDYAELRYHDRRFKSLSVRKGEPEIAQSNHLTGVGVRVLDSGRWGFSSCAGSERTDILKAVENSFTAAKVLNKSKKDLAPAKLARGEFRPVINDPLENHSLEEKLEIVKKAEALSRRSKSIISASSGYVEFIDKKVIVTSDGAEALITDIKPEFRLTVVAGEGANMVTASESIGVTGGWKELWRFHNWQEVVEKAVTRAQRLLKADFPKGEKTKVILNPELVGLIAHEAIGHTVEADFVLSGAVTKGKIGKKVASELVTLADTGPSRYEPGAAGTLIVDDEGVITENTVIIENGILKSFLHNRESAASFGVNPTGNARAFEYSDEPIIRMRNTYIEPGKISLEELLDSSEKVLLLEGAGSGQADANAEFMFGVQEATLIEKGKKTKTFRGVTVSGNAFEVLQSVDAISKEFRWALGSGYCGKFQSAKVDAGGAYVRCEAIIGGRHG; translated from the coding sequence ATGATAACTTTTTTAAAAGAAATCTTAGCCCACGTTCCTTCAGATTATGCCGAGTTGAGATACCATGACCGCCGCTTTAAGTCATTATCCGTAAGAAAAGGTGAGCCTGAAATTGCTCAATCTAATCATCTTACAGGCGTTGGTGTTCGTGTCCTTGACAGCGGCAGATGGGGTTTTTCTTCTTGTGCAGGCAGCGAAAGAACTGATATACTGAAGGCAGTTGAAAATTCTTTCACCGCTGCCAAGGTGTTGAATAAATCAAAAAAAGACCTTGCTCCAGCCAAACTAGCGAGAGGTGAATTCAGGCCAGTCATTAATGACCCCTTGGAGAACCACAGTCTTGAGGAGAAACTCGAAATAGTAAAAAAAGCAGAAGCTCTTTCAAGACGTTCAAAAAGCATAATTTCGGCTTCTAGCGGGTACGTTGAATTTATAGATAAGAAGGTTATTGTTACTTCCGACGGAGCAGAAGCCTTAATAACGGATATCAAGCCTGAGTTCCGCTTAACCGTTGTTGCAGGCGAAGGCGCTAATATGGTCACGGCTTCAGAATCAATCGGAGTTACTGGAGGATGGAAGGAATTGTGGAGATTTCACAACTGGCAAGAGGTTGTAGAGAAAGCGGTTACAAGAGCTCAAAGGCTATTAAAGGCTGATTTCCCTAAAGGTGAAAAAACAAAGGTAATATTGAATCCAGAGCTTGTAGGGTTAATAGCCCATGAAGCAATAGGACATACAGTTGAAGCTGATTTTGTTCTTTCAGGTGCGGTTACAAAAGGGAAAATTGGGAAAAAGGTTGCAAGCGAATTGGTAACGCTGGCAGACACGGGTCCATCTCGATACGAGCCAGGAGCAGCAGGCACTCTAATTGTCGACGATGAAGGAGTCATTACCGAAAATACGGTCATTATCGAGAATGGTATACTTAAATCTTTTCTTCATAATCGCGAAAGCGCTGCAAGTTTCGGCGTCAATCCTACAGGCAACGCAAGAGCTTTTGAATACTCCGATGAACCTATCATCAGGATGAGAAACACTTACATTGAACCTGGAAAAATAAGTTTGGAAGAACTCTTGGATTCTTCCGAAAAAGTGCTTCTGCTCGAAGGAGCTGGCAGTGGGCAAGCGGATGCAAATGCAGAGTTTATGTTTGGAGTTCAGGAAGCGACGCTCATTGAAAAGGGCAAGAAGACCAAAACATTCAGAGGGGTTACGGTATCAGGAAATGCTTTTGAAGTTCTCCAATCCGTTGATGCGATATCTAAGGAATTTCGTTGGGCGCTCGGCTCAGGCTATTGCGGAAAGTTCCAGTCGGCTAAAGTCGACGCCGGAGGAGCATATGTCCGCTGCGAAGCAATAATTGGAGGCCGTCATGGATAA
- a CDS encoding TldD/PmbA family protein codes for MDNLQGIVENLTKCAIKKGADQAEAFAQRVESREVWIESNKFKTVKSAPSQGIGLRIIRKNALGFASISSLEDRFFDELCEEALAIAKANLNDKHLIIPEASVLSYLKDLYDPKLAALQLKEVISKAKLLLETARGYDKRVTVDSGGVFVNVGEKAVSNSNGLKAYEAETSISTLIMGMARDKDEVSSFSMEFDGALDLSKIKIEQTAKKFAENVIRSLGARPVKSFKGTVLFSPNAVAETLLFPVIFGINSQNVQKGMSRLSGKLGSQIASKILSIEDNGILEGGLSSSTFDREGQPHQKTVIAEDGILQTYLYNSYTAKKDNKRSTGHASGSYRSLPGIGTTNLVIREGSGTKKDLIKEIKEGILVTRFSGNSNPINGDFSGTVKGGFYIKNGKLDHPITNTMIAGNVFEAILNITSVSKETQKVFSNILPYITVEGISITSS; via the coding sequence ATGGATAATTTACAGGGTATTGTAGAGAATCTAACAAAATGTGCCATAAAAAAAGGTGCAGATCAGGCAGAAGCATTCGCCCAGCGCGTTGAATCCCGAGAGGTCTGGATTGAGAGCAATAAGTTCAAAACAGTAAAATCGGCGCCATCCCAAGGAATCGGCCTGAGGATAATCAGAAAAAATGCACTCGGATTTGCCTCCATTAGCAGTCTCGAGGATAGGTTCTTCGATGAACTCTGCGAAGAAGCCCTTGCTATAGCTAAAGCTAATCTTAATGACAAACATTTGATCATCCCTGAGGCTTCAGTTTTATCGTATCTCAAAGATCTTTATGATCCTAAACTTGCGGCTCTTCAGCTTAAGGAAGTGATAAGCAAGGCTAAATTGCTGCTTGAAACCGCTCGCGGATACGATAAGCGAGTTACGGTTGATTCAGGAGGAGTATTCGTTAATGTGGGCGAAAAGGCTGTCTCAAATTCGAATGGACTAAAAGCATATGAAGCAGAAACCAGCATCAGCACATTGATCATGGGTATGGCTAGAGACAAGGATGAGGTTTCCTCCTTCAGCATGGAATTTGACGGAGCACTAGACTTATCAAAAATAAAAATCGAACAAACTGCCAAGAAATTTGCTGAAAATGTAATTCGATCACTTGGCGCAAGGCCCGTAAAATCCTTTAAAGGAACGGTGTTGTTTTCACCGAATGCCGTTGCAGAAACCTTGCTCTTCCCTGTCATATTCGGAATAAACTCCCAGAATGTGCAAAAAGGGATGAGTCGCCTATCTGGAAAACTTGGAAGTCAGATAGCCTCCAAAATCCTTAGCATTGAAGATAACGGCATACTTGAAGGAGGACTCTCTTCATCAACTTTTGACAGAGAAGGTCAACCGCATCAGAAAACCGTTATTGCTGAAGATGGAATCCTGCAGACATACCTTTACAACAGCTATACAGCCAAAAAGGACAACAAAAGATCAACAGGTCACGCAAGCGGCAGTTACAGGTCCTTACCCGGGATTGGCACAACCAATCTTGTAATACGAGAAGGTAGCGGTACAAAAAAAGATCTTATAAAGGAAATTAAAGAAGGAATCCTTGTGACTCGGTTTTCCGGAAATTCAAATCCAATCAACGGTGATTTTTCTGGAACAGTGAAGGGAGGGTTTTATATTAAAAACGGAAAACTCGATCACCCAATCACTAACACCATGATTGCTGGCAATGTTTTCGAGGCTATTTTGAATATTACATCCGTTTCAAAGGAAACTCAAAAGGTATTCTCGAATATACTTCCCTACATCACTGTCGAAGGAATTTCTATAACGTCATCATAA
- a CDS encoding NTP transferase domain-containing protein, with translation MKVVIPAGGLGTRLRPHTLYTPKPLLFVAGDTILGYIFSYLDKLEISEYRIVCAPETLLPKKMREMYPERHCSFWEQAEPLGLGHAVLQALKDLQDEPVLIILSDTIIPFDYRKAILDTEVGTGFLLAKKVDEPRRFGVIETNEKNWITGLVEKPEKPLGNLAIAGVYYLPSAKRLNSALEDIIKRDHKTRGEFQLTDALTLLIENGERLRSVIVDEWFDCGTSSSLLEANRELLKLNSRAIPSKGSTIKPPCWISSSVIIENSIIGPYVSIGDTVEIQNSIISDSIVNSGAKIHNMIMKGSIVGINAFLEGKVSALDVGPFSRL, from the coding sequence TTGAAGGTTGTTATCCCCGCAGGTGGTTTGGGTACGCGTCTAAGACCTCATACCCTTTACACGCCCAAACCTCTTCTTTTTGTGGCGGGTGACACTATCCTTGGTTACATATTTTCATATCTCGACAAGCTCGAGATCTCAGAGTATAGAATCGTATGTGCACCCGAAACTTTATTGCCCAAAAAAATGCGTGAGATGTATCCGGAAAGACATTGTTCTTTCTGGGAACAAGCAGAACCTCTTGGGTTAGGCCACGCTGTTTTACAGGCATTAAAGGATTTGCAGGACGAACCAGTATTGATAATACTTTCAGATACGATAATTCCATTCGATTACCGAAAGGCTATTCTTGATACCGAAGTTGGGACCGGGTTTCTTTTGGCAAAAAAAGTTGATGAACCAAGGCGTTTTGGAGTCATAGAGACAAATGAAAAAAATTGGATAACAGGGCTTGTCGAGAAGCCGGAAAAACCATTGGGTAATTTGGCTATCGCCGGGGTTTACTATTTGCCGTCCGCTAAAAGGCTGAATAGTGCATTGGAAGATATTATCAAGAGGGATCATAAGACAAGAGGCGAATTCCAGTTAACGGATGCATTGACATTGCTTATAGAGAACGGGGAGAGGCTTAGGTCTGTTATAGTTGATGAATGGTTCGATTGTGGAACATCAAGTTCATTGCTGGAAGCGAATAGAGAATTATTAAAACTGAATTCCAGAGCGATTCCTTCTAAGGGGTCAACAATTAAACCACCTTGTTGGATCTCATCCAGCGTCATCATAGAGAACTCTATCATAGGACCCTATGTTTCAATTGGTGATACTGTTGAAATTCAAAACAGCATTATTTCTGATTCCATTGTTAATTCCGGGGCTAAAATACATAATATGATTATGAAAGGATCTATTGTCGGAATTAATGCTTTTCTTGAAGGAAAGGTGTCTGCTTTAGATGTTGGACCTTTCTCTCGTCTGTAG
- a CDS encoding bifunctional phosphoglucose/phosphomannose isomerase, producing the protein MIRSIPSQLNYGWLSSKDTIERIDKKNLTRIVICGVGGSGIAGDLLRGLLYYDSSVSIEVLKDYTLPLWIKEDHFGIAISYSGNTEETLSAWDSMRRRGLDILAITSGGTLEDNAIKQEHPIVRVPPGNPPRASIGYLFAPLLRLSYHWNLYDAAQSELEASIDLINSRTEHWEAEMRSFAEGLKNTLPIIHTLDASFSAIGYRLSCQLNENAKMIAHSSVYPEMNHNEIVGYEGDIRNLAIVVINPGVGFANHRNIVRREIVLRRIIPESLPVFSIDAEGGTRLERFISLLVKVDLLSFFLASVRGVDPFRINSIERLKKELS; encoded by the coding sequence TTGATTCGTTCAATACCATCTCAGCTAAATTACGGGTGGTTATCTTCAAAAGACACGATAGAAAGAATTGATAAAAAAAATCTTACTAGGATTGTAATATGCGGTGTGGGCGGCTCCGGGATTGCAGGGGATTTGCTTCGCGGTCTCCTTTATTACGATTCAAGTGTTTCGATAGAAGTTCTGAAAGACTATACCTTGCCTTTATGGATTAAAGAAGATCACTTCGGGATTGCAATCAGTTATTCAGGCAACACAGAAGAAACATTATCTGCATGGGATTCAATGCGCAGGAGAGGATTAGATATTTTAGCAATAACCTCAGGCGGAACACTTGAAGATAATGCAATAAAACAAGAACATCCTATAGTAAGAGTACCTCCAGGAAATCCTCCAAGAGCCTCTATTGGATACCTTTTCGCTCCTCTTCTCAGATTAAGTTATCATTGGAATCTTTATGATGCTGCACAATCGGAATTAGAAGCTTCAATAGACCTGATTAATTCGCGGACTGAACACTGGGAAGCAGAAATGAGGTCGTTTGCGGAAGGCCTCAAAAACACTTTACCTATAATTCACACGCTTGATGCAAGCTTTTCGGCGATAGGATATAGACTATCATGTCAGCTAAACGAAAATGCAAAGATGATAGCTCATTCGAGCGTTTATCCGGAGATGAATCATAATGAAATAGTTGGGTATGAAGGAGATATCAGAAATCTTGCTATAGTTGTTATTAACCCCGGTGTAGGTTTTGCCAATCACAGGAATATAGTTCGCAGGGAGATTGTCTTAAGAAGAATAATTCCGGAATCACTGCCTGTATTTAGCATTGATGCAGAAGGTGGAACCAGACTGGAACGCTTTATTTCGCTACTAGTTAAAGTCGACTTGCTGAGCTTTTTTCTGGCCTCAGTCCGTGGTGTTGATCCATTTCGAATTAATTCAATTGAAAGACTCAAGAAGGAGCTTTCTTGA